One Desulfobulbus propionicus DSM 2032 DNA segment encodes these proteins:
- the pcnB gene encoding polynucleotide adenylyltransferase PcnB, translating into MTAETQEQHAAPEKGAAVSAIIIPESEHPIREHLLDREALKVLYRLRDAGFKGYLVGGGVRDLYLGRTPKDFDISTDARPGQLRQLFRNSRTIGRRFRLVQVFFRGNKIIEVSTLRSSSEFDIDGDDAVLPSNNTFGTLEEDAFRRDLTINALFYEIENHTIIDYTGGVRDLDDGIIRVVGDPDRRFTRDPVRMMRVVRHAARTGFSIEDDTFAALRRHREKLLLCPPSRIRDEVLKDLQSGASRPWAELCMTSSLWAALFPLYADALQGGDGERIRQELLNIFTVLDRLHARGGEDEPVKIPESLLLATLLLPWACQRFNLPETNVRGQAFHRLSRMIKEDVDRYFGEPFNVQRMAKEAITTLLINLSTFHHARVQGGDPKWLKRKSYYRDCSRFYDIYLESQGIAALKPERFVVDKPPEEAVEVLSPVHEGNGESRTRGRGGLNPAFSSAAQGVFGLRRPRE; encoded by the coding sequence ATGACAGCTGAAACCCAGGAGCAACACGCCGCTCCGGAAAAGGGAGCGGCGGTATCCGCCATCATCATTCCCGAATCGGAACACCCCATCCGCGAACATCTGCTGGATCGCGAGGCGCTGAAGGTTCTGTACCGTCTTCGGGATGCCGGGTTCAAGGGATATCTGGTGGGCGGCGGTGTCCGTGATTTGTACCTTGGGCGAACGCCCAAGGATTTCGACATCTCCACTGATGCCCGACCGGGGCAGCTGCGGCAGCTGTTTCGCAACAGCCGGACCATCGGCCGCCGGTTTCGCTTGGTGCAAGTCTTTTTTCGTGGCAACAAGATCATCGAGGTTTCCACGCTGCGCTCCAGCAGCGAGTTCGATATCGATGGCGACGATGCGGTGCTGCCGTCCAACAACACCTTCGGCACCCTGGAAGAAGATGCCTTTCGCCGCGATCTGACCATCAATGCCCTGTTCTACGAGATCGAAAACCACACCATCATCGACTACACCGGCGGGGTCCGTGATCTGGATGACGGAATCATCCGCGTCGTCGGCGATCCGGATCGACGGTTCACCCGCGATCCCGTGCGGATGATGCGGGTGGTGCGGCATGCGGCCCGCACCGGGTTTTCCATTGAGGATGATACCTTTGCCGCTCTGCGGCGGCACCGGGAAAAATTGCTCCTCTGTCCGCCTTCGCGAATCCGCGACGAGGTCCTGAAGGATCTCCAGTCCGGCGCAAGCCGCCCCTGGGCCGAACTGTGCATGACCTCTTCGCTGTGGGCCGCCCTGTTCCCGCTGTATGCCGATGCCCTGCAGGGGGGGGATGGGGAGAGGATCCGCCAGGAGCTGCTCAATATCTTCACCGTGCTTGATCGTCTCCACGCCCGCGGGGGCGAGGATGAACCAGTAAAGATTCCGGAATCCCTCCTGCTGGCCACCCTGCTGCTGCCGTGGGCCTGCCAGCGCTTCAATTTGCCCGAAACAAACGTGCGTGGCCAGGCGTTCCATCGTCTGTCGCGGATGATCAAGGAGGATGTCGACCGTTATTTTGGCGAGCCGTTCAATGTGCAGCGGATGGCCAAGGAGGCGATAACGACCCTGTTGATCAATCTGTCGACTTTTCATCATGCCCGTGTTCAGGGGGGCGATCCCAAGTGGCTGAAGCGAAAAAGCTACTACCGCGACTGCTCCCGCTTTTACGATATCTATCTCGAATCACAGGGTATTGCCGCGCTCAAGCCGGAACGGTTTGTTGTCGATAAGCCGCCCGAGGAGGCGGTCGAGGTGCTGAGTCCGGTGCACGAGGGCAACGGCGAATCACGGACGCGGGGCCGGGGTGGATTGAACCCGGCCTTCAGCAGCGCAGCGCAGGGGGTGTTTGGACTCCGGCGGCCGCGTGAGTAG
- the hisS gene encoding histidine--tRNA ligase — protein MKIQAINGFKDILPDTAVRWRHIEQRARDIFERFGMREIRTPIMEKTELFVRSIGEATDVVEKEMYTFIDKGITMRPEATASIMRAFIEHGLHVQQPIQRLYAIGPMFRHERPQKGRLRQFHQLDAEIIGAVEPRVDAELIAMGQMLLDELGLSVSLELNSLGCPICRPPFKQRLVAFLEQTSEGLCEDCKRRTQTNPLRVLDCKKPTCRALVKDAPSLLDALCPDCDRHFQEVQGALQGLEIPFRLNPFMVRGLDYYTRTTFEFLTTDLGAQAAVGAGGRYDGLIEELGGPPLSGIGFAMGLERIALLLEQRPEGEQPTDTTDIFIAALGQATLAPCSQLAHGLRKQGIRVGIDYSGRGLKALLKQAARINARFTLIVGDDEWASQQGILRNMTTQEQQPVALVGTTDELSRRLAEHLQVLRH, from the coding sequence TTGAAGATTCAAGCAATTAACGGTTTCAAGGATATCCTGCCGGATACGGCGGTGCGATGGCGCCACATCGAGCAGCGCGCCCGCGATATCTTCGAGCGCTTCGGCATGCGTGAAATCCGCACGCCGATCATGGAAAAGACCGAACTCTTCGTGCGCTCCATCGGTGAAGCCACCGACGTGGTCGAAAAGGAAATGTACACCTTTATCGACAAGGGCATCACCATGCGGCCCGAGGCCACGGCGTCGATCATGCGTGCCTTCATCGAACACGGCCTCCATGTCCAGCAGCCGATCCAGCGGCTCTATGCCATCGGCCCCATGTTTCGCCATGAACGGCCGCAAAAGGGGCGGTTGCGCCAATTCCATCAGCTGGACGCCGAAATCATTGGCGCGGTGGAGCCACGGGTGGACGCCGAATTGATTGCCATGGGCCAGATGCTGCTCGACGAACTCGGCCTTTCGGTCAGCCTGGAACTCAATTCCTTGGGTTGCCCTATATGTCGCCCCCCCTTCAAGCAACGACTGGTCGCCTTTCTTGAACAAACCAGCGAGGGGTTGTGCGAGGACTGCAAGCGCCGCACCCAGACCAACCCCCTGCGCGTACTGGACTGCAAGAAACCAACCTGCCGTGCCTTGGTCAAGGATGCGCCGTCCCTGCTCGATGCCCTCTGTCCCGACTGCGACCGCCACTTCCAGGAAGTCCAAGGAGCGTTGCAGGGGCTGGAGATCCCCTTTAGGCTCAACCCGTTCATGGTTCGAGGACTTGACTACTACACCCGCACCACCTTCGAATTTCTCACCACCGACCTGGGGGCGCAGGCGGCGGTGGGCGCAGGCGGTCGTTACGATGGCCTGATTGAAGAACTGGGCGGCCCTCCGCTGTCTGGCATCGGTTTCGCCATGGGGCTGGAACGCATCGCCCTGCTGCTCGAACAGCGGCCGGAGGGTGAACAGCCGACCGACACCACGGATATTTTCATCGCCGCCCTCGGCCAAGCCACCCTTGCACCCTGCAGCCAATTGGCGCACGGGCTGCGCAAGCAGGGAATCAGGGTGGGGATCGATTACAGCGGGCGCGGCCTCAAAGCATTGCTCAAACAAGCGGCACGGATCAATGCCCGCTTTACCTTGATCGTCGGTGATGACGAATGGGCGAGCCAGCAAGGCATCCTCAGAAACATGACGACCCAGGAACAGCAACCTGTTGCCCTGGTCGGCACCACGGACGAACTCAGCCGACGGTTGGCGGAACATTTGCAGGTATTAAGACACTGA
- the gdhA gene encoding NADP-specific glutamate dehydrogenase, which yields MDEVLATILRRDPEQREFHQAVGELLATIRPVLDRHPEYRRHAVVERLVEPERMIMFRVPWMDDQGAIHVNRGYRVEMNSAIGPYKGGLRFHPSVNLSIIKFLAFEQVFKNSLTTLAMGGAKGGADFDPKGRSDAEIMRFCQAFMAELFRHIGEDTDVPAGDIGVGAREIGYLFGMYKKLQNKFTGVLTGKGLAWGGSLIRPEATGYGVVYFTAAMLAHRGETLAGKRCLVSGSGNVAQFVAEKIVQMGGTVLSLSDSSGHIYDEEGIDASKLEFIKTLKNIHRGRIGEYSERYPHALYVAANPTLGWNPLWRYPADCALPAATQNELNLADAQHLAAAGVRLVCEGANMPSTPEAIAFFRDQGILFGPAKAANAGGVAVSGLEMAQDAMRISWSREEVEGRLRAIMHTIHRTCLEAAAAYGLEGDYLAGANIAGFVKVADAMLDQGLV from the coding sequence GTGGACGAGGTGTTGGCCACCATCCTGCGGCGCGATCCCGAACAACGGGAGTTCCACCAGGCGGTCGGCGAATTGCTGGCGACGATCAGGCCGGTGCTTGATCGTCATCCCGAGTACCGGCGGCACGCCGTGGTGGAACGGCTGGTTGAGCCGGAGCGGATGATCATGTTCCGCGTGCCCTGGATGGACGATCAAGGGGCGATTCACGTCAACCGTGGCTACCGGGTGGAAATGAACTCGGCCATCGGTCCTTACAAGGGCGGCCTACGCTTTCACCCCTCGGTCAACCTGTCGATCATCAAATTTCTCGCCTTTGAACAGGTGTTCAAGAACAGCCTCACCACCCTGGCCATGGGCGGGGCCAAGGGGGGCGCTGATTTTGATCCCAAAGGGCGCTCCGATGCCGAGATCATGCGCTTCTGCCAGGCCTTCATGGCCGAACTGTTCCGCCACATCGGCGAGGATACCGACGTGCCGGCGGGCGATATCGGCGTTGGGGCCCGAGAGATCGGCTACCTGTTCGGCATGTATAAAAAATTGCAAAACAAGTTCACCGGGGTGCTGACCGGCAAGGGGCTGGCATGGGGCGGCAGCCTGATCCGGCCCGAGGCCACGGGCTACGGGGTGGTCTATTTCACCGCAGCCATGCTCGCCCACCGGGGCGAGACCTTGGCCGGCAAGCGGTGCCTGGTGTCGGGCTCGGGCAACGTGGCCCAGTTCGTTGCCGAGAAAATTGTGCAAATGGGGGGCACGGTGCTGAGCCTGTCCGATTCCTCTGGCCATATCTACGATGAAGAGGGCATCGATGCGAGCAAGCTGGAGTTCATCAAGACGCTGAAGAACATCCACCGGGGGCGTATTGGGGAGTACAGCGAGCGCTATCCGCATGCCCTTTACGTGGCGGCGAACCCAACCCTGGGTTGGAACCCGTTGTGGCGGTACCCGGCTGATTGCGCTTTGCCGGCGGCAACCCAGAACGAGCTCAATCTTGCCGATGCCCAACATCTGGCCGCCGCTGGTGTGCGGTTGGTCTGCGAAGGGGCGAACATGCCTTCAACACCTGAGGCCATCGCCTTTTTTCGCGACCAGGGCATCCTCTTTGGTCCGGCCAAGGCGGCCAATGCCGGCGGTGTGGCGGTGTCCGGCCTGGAGATGGCCCAGGATGCGATGCGCATCAGCTGGTCGCGGGAAGAGGTGGAGGGCCGGCTGCGGGCCATCATGCACACCATTCATCGAACCTGCCTGGAGGCGGCCGCGGCCTATGGCCTGGAAGGAGACTATCTGGCCGGCGCGAATATTGCCGGTTTTGTCAAGGTGGCCGATGCCATGCTTGATCAGGGACTGGTGTGA
- a CDS encoding arginyltransferase, which translates to MTGRNDRQDDIPPSLARELRQFFIHTAADCPYGMGTKAVYHQAILAPIDDATMGDFLAYGYRRNGNCMYNMHCPECRQCVPIRIRPDRLCPNRNQRRVWKKNQDVAVEIAPLTMSKENLALLQRFLSTRFPEGRSSADSYYTGFFITTISRCFEIRYRVGTQLLGVAVVDAAPAWLNAVYFYFDPQQGWRSPGTLNILTLNHICATRGIDYLYLGYWIDGHAGMGYKQAFRPHELLIDGRWREQG; encoded by the coding sequence ATGACCGGTCGAAACGATAGGCAGGACGATATCCCGCCGAGCCTTGCCAGAGAGTTGCGGCAATTCTTCATCCACACCGCCGCCGACTGCCCGTATGGCATGGGCACCAAGGCGGTGTACCACCAGGCGATCCTTGCCCCGATCGACGATGCCACCATGGGCGATTTTTTGGCCTACGGGTACCGCCGCAACGGCAACTGCATGTACAACATGCACTGTCCGGAATGCAGGCAGTGTGTGCCCATTCGCATCCGTCCGGACCGGCTTTGTCCCAACCGCAACCAGCGGCGGGTGTGGAAAAAGAATCAGGATGTGGCGGTGGAGATCGCCCCCCTGACCATGTCCAAGGAAAACCTGGCGCTGTTGCAGCGCTTTCTCTCTACCCGCTTTCCCGAAGGGCGGAGCAGCGCCGACAGCTATTATACCGGCTTTTTTATCACTACCATCAGCCGCTGTTTCGAGATCCGCTACCGAGTGGGTACACAACTGCTGGGGGTGGCGGTGGTCGATGCGGCGCCCGCCTGGCTCAACGCGGTTTATTTCTATTTCGATCCGCAGCAAGGATGGCGCAGCCCAGGCACCTTGAACATCCTGACCCTCAATCACATCTGCGCCACCCGCGGCATTGATTATTTGTATCTTGGCTACTGGATCGACGGCCACGCCGGCATGGGCTACAAGCAGGCCTTTCGGCCCCATGAACTGTTGATCGACGGCAGGTGGCGGGAGCAGGGTTGA
- a CDS encoding DUF3373 family protein translates to MVKKFSMLVVAGLIALPTLASAGGGKSNADLEQKIEELSRQLDELKAQMAKQNETITETSGKVDDMDTMLEEKSEQWDLASRFQFDGDFRARGDYYNASTVFAAGTPLFDGYDSLGNPQFRPAGGGQENDTIMTNRLRLNMRVKATENLEFKGRLAMYKAWGMQSTPDGLGGGFPVFDGNTTRTPDDSALYVDRAFVNWNNIGGAPVWFSIGRRPTTDGPPAQLRMGNEERMATPVAYMDYPFDGISLGYAYDWGTDALGEGRIRFCYGRGFENGLEDDTGASIDDTDFAGIDWDILKQGPRFLNLQSFGAFNLFNYPTFSSDLVNYGAPSEYGAQINLGNVYHTSAVYMDKINNLNYFIAGGWSRTDPNENGMFNDYTSATPKNTDAEDGYSVYAGVRYDLDNLGLKLGAEYNYGSQYWIAFSPGHDDLYMSKLATRGSAYELYMIYDLPTGEAISKYAQTFIRLGWQYYDYNYSGGFDWNLKPYDLDDEKMQMQMMGLDPVESANQVYLTFEAYF, encoded by the coding sequence ATGGTCAAAAAATTTTCCATGCTGGTCGTGGCAGGGTTGATCGCGCTACCCACACTCGCGTCCGCCGGTGGCGGCAAAAGCAATGCTGATCTGGAGCAAAAAATTGAGGAATTGTCGCGGCAGCTCGATGAGCTGAAAGCCCAGATGGCCAAGCAGAACGAAACCATCACCGAAACCAGCGGCAAGGTCGACGACATGGACACCATGCTCGAGGAAAAATCCGAGCAATGGGATCTTGCATCGCGCTTCCAGTTCGACGGCGATTTCCGCGCCCGGGGCGATTATTACAATGCGAGCACGGTGTTTGCAGCTGGAACACCCTTGTTTGACGGATACGACAGTCTCGGTAATCCACAGTTCAGGCCAGCGGGTGGTGGTCAGGAAAACGACACCATCATGACCAACCGTCTCCGCCTGAATATGCGGGTCAAGGCCACCGAAAACCTGGAGTTCAAAGGCCGGTTGGCCATGTACAAGGCGTGGGGCATGCAATCCACGCCCGATGGCCTTGGCGGCGGCTTTCCAGTTTTTGACGGCAATACCACCCGTACCCCCGATGACAGTGCCCTCTATGTCGACCGCGCCTTTGTCAACTGGAACAACATCGGCGGCGCTCCGGTTTGGTTTTCGATCGGCCGTCGTCCTACCACCGACGGCCCGCCCGCGCAACTGCGCATGGGGAACGAGGAACGCATGGCCACACCCGTGGCCTACATGGACTATCCCTTTGACGGCATTTCGCTCGGGTATGCCTATGACTGGGGGACCGACGCCCTCGGCGAAGGCCGCATTCGCTTCTGTTATGGCCGTGGCTTTGAAAATGGGCTGGAAGACGATACAGGGGCCAGCATCGACGATACCGATTTTGCCGGCATTGATTGGGATATCTTGAAACAGGGACCGCGTTTTCTCAACCTCCAATCGTTTGGCGCCTTTAATCTCTTCAACTACCCAACCTTCAGCAGCGATCTTGTGAACTACGGCGCGCCAAGCGAGTACGGCGCCCAGATCAATCTCGGCAATGTTTACCACACCAGCGCGGTCTATATGGACAAGATCAACAACCTGAACTATTTCATCGCTGGTGGCTGGAGCCGTACCGATCCGAACGAGAACGGCATGTTCAATGACTACACCAGCGCGACCCCAAAAAATACCGATGCGGAAGACGGCTATTCCGTCTATGCCGGCGTACGCTACGACCTGGACAATCTTGGCCTCAAACTCGGCGCGGAATACAACTACGGCTCCCAGTACTGGATCGCTTTCTCGCCCGGCCACGACGATCTCTATATGTCGAAACTGGCCACCCGGGGCAGCGCCTACGAACTGTATATGATTTACGATTTACCCACCGGTGAGGCGATCTCGAAATATGCGCAGACCTTCATCCGTCTGGGGTGGCAGTACTATGATTACAACTATTCCGGCGGATTTGATTGGAACCTCAAGCCGTACGATTTGGATGACGAAAAAATGCAAATGCAGATGATGGGCCTGGATCCGGTTGAGAGCGCCAATCAGGTCTATCTCACCTTTGAGGCCTACTTCTGA
- the pgeF gene encoding peptidoglycan editing factor PgeF, which yields MRAEDTPFPFYTSNLLSVPHGLFCCAGGTSDAPFASLNLSHSVGDHPDRVRINRERANDALGLRHLIAVKQIHADQILQAEPAHIGTEQEGYDAIISTLPGTGVLIQQADCQAVLLWAPQHHVVAAIHCGWRGSVLNIIGKTVRCLSEQYDVPAESLRAVISPSLGPCCAEFINYRTELPTWMHAYQIRPFFFDFWAISRHQLISVGVQPDHIETANMCTCCDQRFFSYRRATKSAQGITGRNGSIIGLPASTAVLSPGPQTRDAAQKVKSQIKGA from the coding sequence ATGCGAGCTGAAGATACACCCTTTCCTTTTTACACAAGCAATCTGCTGTCCGTTCCCCATGGGCTGTTCTGTTGTGCGGGCGGCACCAGTGACGCCCCCTTTGCCTCGCTCAACCTCAGCCACTCTGTGGGCGATCATCCCGATCGCGTGCGCATCAACCGCGAGCGGGCCAATGACGCCCTTGGCCTGCGGCACCTCATTGCCGTCAAGCAGATCCACGCCGATCAAATACTCCAGGCCGAGCCGGCCCATATCGGCACCGAGCAGGAGGGATATGACGCCATTATCTCCACCCTCCCGGGCACAGGGGTGCTGATTCAACAAGCCGACTGCCAGGCGGTGCTGCTTTGGGCCCCGCAGCACCATGTTGTCGCCGCCATCCACTGCGGCTGGCGGGGCAGCGTCCTCAATATCATCGGCAAGACCGTGCGGTGCCTGAGCGAACAGTACGACGTGCCTGCCGAGAGTCTGCGAGCGGTGATCAGCCCTTCATTGGGGCCATGTTGCGCGGAATTCATCAACTACCGAACGGAACTGCCCACCTGGATGCATGCCTACCAGATTCGGCCGTTTTTTTTCGATTTCTGGGCCATCAGCCGGCATCAATTGATCAGCGTGGGTGTGCAGCCGGATCATATCGAGACGGCCAACATGTGCACCTGTTGCGACCAGCGATTCTTCTCCTACCGTCGGGCAACAAAATCAGCCCAGGGCATCACCGGTCGCAACGGTTCAATCATCGGTCTTCCAGCGTCAACCGCCGTTCTGTCGCCTGGCCCTCAAACGAGGGACGCCGCTCAAAAGGTGAAATCGCAGATCAAGGGAGCGTGA
- a CDS encoding endonuclease/exonuclease/phosphatase family protein, which translates to MRFLLYNIRYAAGHGSRFHFPFPYAGYLRHSHDNFSKIREFIRSVQPDVMGLVEVDGGSFRTDQLCQAEMLADQLGYYHVIETKYGSASMAKRLPLLKTQGNAVLTRMPIISHRFHYFDEGVKRLVIQVCTERLTIFLVHLSLTYRNRQYQLERLYKLIRQVDRPMILAGDFNVLWGMRELELFLGATGLISANPEKKPSYPSRAPKRELDFILHSPELKVVHFHIPSVTYSDHAPLICDFTF; encoded by the coding sequence TTGCGCTTTTTACTCTATAACATTCGCTATGCCGCGGGGCATGGGAGCCGGTTTCACTTTCCGTTTCCCTACGCGGGCTACCTGCGACATTCGCATGATAATTTCAGCAAGATCAGGGAATTCATCCGATCGGTTCAGCCGGACGTGATGGGGCTGGTCGAGGTGGATGGCGGTTCCTTCCGCACCGATCAGCTGTGCCAGGCAGAGATGCTCGCCGATCAACTCGGGTATTACCATGTGATCGAGACCAAATATGGATCGGCTTCCATGGCCAAACGCCTGCCGTTGCTCAAAACCCAGGGCAATGCCGTGCTGACCCGGATGCCGATCATCAGCCACCGCTTTCACTATTTCGACGAAGGGGTGAAACGGTTGGTGATCCAGGTATGCACCGAGCGGCTGACCATTTTCCTGGTTCACCTCTCCCTGACCTACCGCAACCGCCAGTATCAGCTGGAACGCCTCTACAAATTGATCCGCCAGGTTGACCGGCCGATGATACTGGCGGGAGATTTCAATGTGCTCTGGGGGATGCGCGAACTTGAACTCTTTCTCGGCGCCACCGGTTTGATCAGCGCCAATCCCGAGAAAAAACCCTCCTATCCCAGTCGGGCTCCAAAACGGGAGCTGGATTTCATTCTCCACAGTCCGGAGCTCAAGGTGGTGCATTTCCACATCCCCAGCGTGACCTACTCGGATCACGCTCCCTTGATCTGCGATTTCACCTTTTGA
- a CDS encoding NAD(P)H-dependent flavin oxidoreductase, which yields MKLPELKIGSLIAKIPIIQGGMSIRVSTSALAVPVAECGGIGTIGGSGIPVPELQEDIRKAKKATKGVIAVNIMYAMKDFYDLVMGSIEAGADMIITGAGFSRDIFKIGAKFNIPIVSIVSSPGLAKLAEKLGAAAIIVEATEAGGHLGTETPLRELFPSIRKVVSKIPLIAAGGITNGFEMAEMMDKYGADGVQIASRFVLSKECSVSEKFKEAFLKAKQEDIVLVSSPVGMPGRAVKTPFVEKMLNGDDISAKSCLFKCLKKCSYKYCISERLRAAHDGDVENGLVFSGANTFKMKEILSVQEIFNQFVQAAESVYKEKAVQY from the coding sequence ATGAAACTGCCAGAACTAAAAATAGGTTCGCTCATCGCGAAAATTCCCATTATCCAGGGCGGCATGTCCATCCGGGTTTCCACGTCCGCTCTGGCGGTGCCGGTGGCCGAATGTGGCGGGATCGGTACCATCGGTGGTTCCGGAATCCCGGTTCCTGAACTGCAGGAGGATATCCGCAAGGCCAAAAAGGCCACCAAAGGGGTGATTGCGGTCAATATCATGTATGCCATGAAGGATTTCTATGATCTGGTCATGGGATCCATCGAGGCCGGGGCCGACATGATCATCACGGGAGCAGGTTTTTCCCGCGATATTTTCAAAATCGGCGCCAAATTCAACATACCGATCGTGTCAATCGTTTCCTCGCCGGGCTTGGCCAAATTGGCCGAGAAACTGGGGGCGGCTGCCATCATCGTCGAGGCCACGGAGGCCGGCGGTCACCTCGGGACCGAAACCCCGTTGCGCGAACTCTTCCCCTCTATCCGTAAGGTGGTGTCCAAGATCCCGCTGATTGCCGCCGGTGGAATCACCAACGGTTTTGAGATGGCTGAAATGATGGATAAATACGGTGCCGATGGCGTTCAGATCGCTTCCCGCTTTGTCCTCAGCAAGGAATGCTCGGTTTCCGAGAAGTTCAAGGAGGCCTTTCTCAAGGCCAAGCAAGAGGATATTGTTCTTGTTTCCTCGCCGGTCGGCATGCCGGGAAGAGCGGTCAAAACCCCCTTCGTGGAAAAGATGCTCAATGGCGACGATATTTCCGCCAAGTCGTGCCTGTTCAAGTGCCTGAAAAAGTGCAGCTACAAATACTGCATCAGCGAGCGGCTGCGGGCTGCCCACGACGGCGATGTGGAGAACGGGTTGGTTTTTTCCGGGGCCAACACCTTTAAAATGAAGGAGATTCTCTCGGTGCAAGAGATCTTCAACCAGTTTGTCCAGGCAGCGGAATCGGTCTACAAGGAAAAGGCCGTTCAGTATTGA
- the aspS gene encoding aspartate--tRNA ligase yields the protein MESMGALRRTHTCNELGLDFLDQETTLMGWVLRRRDHGGVIFIDLRDRWGITQVVFNPEINPAVHAKAHQLRSEWVIAVRGRVAKRPESMENPKLATGAIEILVDELRILNTSETPPFPLDEDVEVSDTLRLQYRYLDLRRPEIAKNLILRHQALQTVRTYLNDNQFLEIETPMLTRSTPEGARDYLVPSRVHAGKFFALPQSPQLFKQILMVAGMDRYYQIVKCFRDEDLRADRQPEFTQIDMELSFITEEEIITIVEGMIKALFKEIRDLDLQPPFNRMTYDEAMRRFGTDRPDTRFGLELVDLTETLRGCGFKVFNTVIDKGGMVKAINAKGCGAFSRKDLDDLTEYAGRFGARGMAWIKVKEDEWQSPITKFFTEDEIKAMAQALDAQPGDLILFGADTAKTVHQVLSELRLELARRLGLIQGDSFNFLWVTDFPLLEYDEEQKRYTAVHHPFTAPNEAQLELLETDPGAVKSRAYDLVLNGNEIGGGSIRIHSPLMQKKVFKALGIETEEAQEKFGFLLRALELGAPPHGGIAFGVDRLMMLLTGSTSIRDVIAFPKTQKATCPLTEAPSSVARKQLTELHLQPDWKEK from the coding sequence ATGGAATCAATGGGAGCGCTCCGGCGCACACATACCTGCAACGAACTGGGTCTCGATTTTCTTGACCAGGAAACCACCCTCATGGGTTGGGTTCTGCGCCGCCGCGACCATGGCGGGGTCATCTTTATCGATCTGCGCGACCGCTGGGGCATCACCCAGGTGGTGTTCAACCCGGAGATCAACCCGGCAGTCCATGCCAAGGCCCATCAGCTGCGCAGCGAGTGGGTCATCGCCGTCCGCGGCCGAGTGGCCAAGCGGCCGGAGTCCATGGAAAACCCCAAACTCGCCACCGGTGCCATCGAGATTCTGGTGGATGAACTGCGCATTCTCAACACCAGCGAAACCCCACCCTTCCCCCTGGACGAAGATGTCGAGGTCTCGGACACCCTGCGCCTCCAGTACCGTTACCTTGATCTGCGCCGCCCTGAGATTGCCAAGAATCTCATCCTCCGTCACCAGGCCCTACAGACGGTGCGCACCTATCTCAACGACAACCAGTTCCTGGAAATCGAAACCCCGATGCTCACCCGCTCCACCCCCGAAGGGGCCAGGGACTATCTGGTGCCGAGCCGGGTCCATGCTGGCAAGTTTTTTGCCTTGCCGCAGTCCCCGCAGCTGTTCAAGCAGATCTTGATGGTCGCGGGCATGGACCGCTACTATCAGATCGTCAAATGTTTCCGCGACGAGGACCTGCGCGCCGACCGGCAGCCCGAGTTCACCCAGATCGATATGGAGTTGAGCTTCATCACCGAAGAGGAGATCATCACCATTGTCGAGGGCATGATCAAGGCCCTGTTCAAGGAGATCCGCGATCTTGACCTGCAGCCGCCCTTCAACCGCATGACCTACGACGAGGCCATGCGCCGCTTCGGCACCGACCGGCCCGACACCCGTTTTGGTCTGGAACTGGTCGACCTCACCGAGACCCTGCGCGGCTGCGGCTTCAAGGTGTTCAACACGGTGATCGACAAGGGCGGGATGGTCAAGGCGATCAACGCCAAGGGCTGCGGCGCTTTCTCCCGCAAGGATCTGGACGATCTCACCGAATATGCCGGCCGTTTCGGTGCCCGCGGCATGGCCTGGATCAAAGTCAAGGAAGACGAATGGCAGTCACCGATCACCAAATTCTTCACCGAGGACGAGATCAAGGCCATGGCCCAGGCCTTGGATGCCCAACCCGGCGACCTGATCCTCTTCGGTGCCGACACAGCCAAGACCGTGCACCAAGTCCTCTCCGAACTGCGGCTTGAGTTGGCCCGGCGACTCGGCCTGATCCAGGGCGACAGCTTCAACTTTCTCTGGGTCACTGATTTTCCCCTCCTTGAGTACGACGAGGAACAAAAACGCTACACCGCCGTGCACCACCCGTTCACCGCGCCCAACGAAGCACAGTTGGAGCTGCTGGAAACCGATCCCGGCGCGGTCAAGAGCCGAGCCTATGACCTGGTACTCAACGGCAACGAGATCGGCGGCGGCTCGATCCGCATCCACAGCCCCCTGATGCAGAAGAAGGTGTTCAAGGCCCTGGGCATCGAGACCGAGGAGGCCCAGGAAAAATTCGGCTTCCTTCTGCGCGCCCTGGAACTCGGCGCCCCGCCTCACGGCGGCATCGCCTTTGGCGTCGACCGGCTGATGATGCTGCTCACCGGTTCCACCTCCATCCGGGACGTCATCGCCTTCCCCAAAACGCAGAAAGCCACCTGCCCGCTCACCGAAGCACCTTCGTCGGTGGCGCGCAAGCAGTTGACCGAACTGCACCTGCAACCGGACTGGAAGGAAAAATAA